The following is a genomic window from Hydrogenobaculum sp. Y04AAS1.
ACGGCATACCAAAATAAATGGATTACAAAGTTTTTCTAATAAGTTTTGAGTTAGCTATATCCACTACGCTAGTCCTCGGCGTGGTGGGAATTTTCATATCTTATTTTTTAGCTTTTAATAAAAGTATATGGATTGATATGATAGAGCCTTTTATCATGAGTCCATTGGTGCTTCCTCCCACTGTGCTTGGGTTTTATATCATATATATATTTGGGCTTCAAAGCCCATTGGGAAGGTTTTTAAACAACATTGGTATACATCTTCTTTTTAACTTTAACGGTCTTCTTTTGGGTTCTATCATATACAGCTTGCCTTTCGCTGTATCCCCAGTGGTATCTGGTTTTAGATCTGTGCCAAAATCTATCATAGAAGCCTCTTATACCCTTGGAAAATCAAAGTTTTATACGCTTTTAAAAGTTATAATACCAAACTCCAAATACTCTATAATAAGTGCTTTGGTGCTTGTATTTTCTCATACAATAGGTGAGTTTGGCGTTGTGCTTATGGTAGGGGGCGATATTCCTGGTAAAACTAGAACCGCTTCTATAGCTATATTTGATTATGTGCAAGAACTAAACTATAAACAAGCAAACATCACAGCTTTGATACTCTTTGCAATAGCTATGAGTACTCTCATTTTTTTACAAATTTTAAAAAGACTTCAAGAAAGATGATGGAAATAAGTATTGAAACAAAGTTTTTTAAATTTGAAATCAACCTTTCTAAAAGCCAAATACTTGGTATAGTGGGTCCTTCTGGCATTGGTAAAACCACGACCTTAAGAGCAATAGCCGGTTTAGAAGAACCTAAGGGTAAGATTGTAGTTGATAATGAAGTATGGCTTGATGAAAATTTATCTTTAGCTCCTCAGAAGCGTTCTATAGGATTTGTATTTCAAGATTTTGCACTTTTCCCAAATATGAGCGTGTTTGAGAATGTAGCTTATGCCTCTTCAAAAGAACATGCTTTAGAGATTTTAAAAGCTTTTAACATAGAACATCTAAAAGATAAACGCCCAAACAAACTATCTGGTGGCGAGCGTCAAAGGGTGGCAATAGCAAGGGCTATAGCAAGAGCTCCAAAAGTTTTACTTATGGATGAGCCTTTTTCAGCCCTTGATAGAAAAACAAAGCATTTTATTCAAGATAAAATATTGGAATTTTCAAAGATGTATAAGTTTTATACAATATTTGTAGCTCATGATCTTACGGATGTTGTAAAATTATCTGATTTAGTTTTTTCAGTGGAAGATCAAAAGCTTTTATCCAAAGAAGAGTTTGAAGAATATTCTTTAATGTAAAAAATATTACAAAAATTGTAATAACTATAACAATTGTTATATGGTTGTAAATTTCATTACAATCTTATCAAAACCTTATATACCAATGCATTTTCTGAATTTGATAATGGCATGATAATTGCCAAATAACATATGAAAGGAGGTTAAGAATCATGGGTTGCAATTCTAAAGCTTGTGGAATAGGCTCAAACACAGAAGATTTTCTTCCAGATCATATAAAGGAAAAGGTGAAAAATCACCCTTGCTACTCTCAAGAAGCACATCACTTTTATGCTAGAATGCATGTGGCTGTGGCACCAGCTTGCAACATTCAATGCAATTATTGCAATAGAAAATACGACTGTGCCAATGAATCAAGGCCCGGCGTAGTGAGCGAGCTTCTTACTCCAGAAGAAGCTGCCAAAAAAGTTTTAGCTGTGGCGATGGAAATACCACAACTATCTGTAGTTGGCATAGCAGGTCCTGGAGACCCATTAGCAAATCCAGAAAGGACATTTAGAACTTTTGAGCTCATAAAAGAAAAAGCTCCAGATATAAAGCTGTGTCTTTCTACAAACGGTCTTGTATTGGATAAGTATGTAGATAAGATAAAAGAGCTTGATGTAGACCATGTTACAGTGACTGTAAACGCTGTTAGCGTCGATACTGCATCAAGGATATACCCTTGGGTATTCTACAACCACAAAAGATACAAGGGTAAAGAAGCCGCTGCTATATTGTTAGAAAAACAATATGAAGGTTTACAAGCTTGTGTAGAAAATGGAATTTTAGTTAAGGTAAATACCGTTTTCGTACCTGAGATAAATGGAGATGAAATTTTAGATCTCAGCAAAAAAGTAAAATCAATAGAAGCATTCTTGCACAACATAATGCCTTATGTGGAAGGTGATGGAACTGCTTTCCAAAAAGCCGGCATAAAATCCCCTTCTCCTCAAGTGTTGAAAGAGATACAAGAAAAATGCGAAGGCGATATGAATCTAATGAGGCACTGTAGGCAGTGTAGAGCTGATGCAGTAGGACTTTTGGGCGAAGACAGGGGGCAAGAGTTTACTAAAGACAAGTTAGATAAGTTAAACATAAACTACGATCCCAGTTGGCGCAAGCAAGTCCACGAGGAGATAGAAAAAGAAAGAGAAAAATTACACAAAGCTAGGGAGCTCTTATACAGTGCAAAAGAAGACAATAACCCAAAAGTGCTGGTAGCTGTGGCTTCAAAAGGACAGATGACTGTAAATGAACATTTTGGAACCGCTAATGAATTTTTAATATACGAAGTAAGTGCTATCGGTGCTAAGTTTATACATCATAGAAAAGTAACACCTTATTGCCATGGTTCTATATCATGCTTAGAAGGCGAAAATATCTTAGAAGATACTATCTCAAAACTTTCAGATTGCAAAGCTATAATAGCCGCTAAAATAGGGTTTGAGCCAAGAGATGTATTGAAAGAAAGGAATATAGATTGCGTTGATGAATACGCTTTCCTCACTATAGACGAAGCCTTGGCAAAATACTATAAAGAGTACGTTCTTGAAAAGATGAATGAAAAAGTGGAGGTATGACATATGGCTTACTCTATAGATAAAAACGCCTGCGTATCTTGTTACGCATGCGAGGATTTGTGCCCTACAAAAGCAATATATCACGATGATAACGAAACTTTCTTTATAGATCCCAAAGTATGCGTTGAGTGTGAGGGCTTTTATGATGAACCACAATGTGTAGCTATATGCCCTATAGATTTATGTATCACCAAGCTAAAGGAGGTGAGTGTATGAGTTTGTTCGAAGATATAAAAAAGCTAAGTAGCGCGGAAGAATTTTTTGATTACTTCAAAATACCCTATGAAGAGCATATATTAAAACCTTTTAGACTACATATTTTACAAAAGTTTAAAATTTATATAGATTCTTTATCAGTGTCCTCTGAAGAAGAAGCCTATCAAAAGATGAGGGATTTCTTAGTAAAAGCTTATTCGGATTTTCAAAGCACTGATAGTCCGTTCAAAGAAAGGCTGTTTAAAGTACATCAAGATGTAGTAAAACCAAATGTTGTATTTGAGGTTGGTTTAAATGATAGAACCAAAGTTTAAAGTAGGTGATATTGTAAAAACCAAGAGAAAAATAAGAAATGACGGTACATTCCCAGGGTTACCCTGGGATGAGCTACTTCTACCAAAAGGCGCTGAAGGAGTGGTAATAGACATAGGTAGATTCTTGCAAACACAAGTGGTGTATGTGGTAAATTTTTTAGAGCATGGTAAAATAGTGGGGTGTTTGGAGCATGAGCTTGAAGCCTGTAACGAGATATACTCTATTTAAGGGTGTTATAACAGATTTGGATGTCGGTGAGTTTAGAGCTTCTATAATGGTAAAGTTCAAAAACTTAGAACTTTCAGCCGTTATACCAAAGAAGATGGCTACAGAATGGGGACTAAAAGTTGGCGATAAAGTGATGGTCCATATAGAAGAAGGGGGCGGTATATATATATACAAAAACAAATTTACATAATAAAGATAGTTTATAAAAGCTCAAAAAAAAGCTCATCATTACAAGAACTATTATAAAGGTCTTATATCCGCCTTAAAATCCATCATAGGTGCTTGGTATAAGCTTGAAGTGACTAGTACATCTACACCAGTACTAGCATATTGCTCTACATTTGACATATTTATGCCGCCAGCCGCCAAAACAACCATTTCTGGTTTTAGAGATTTTATGTGTTTTACAGCCTTTTCTAAAAGCTCAGGGTTAAGTTTATCAAATTGTATCATATCAACTATATCTATAAAGCCTAAAATCTCTTCCAAGGAAGAAACTTCTACGCATATCTTATGTTCTTTTGCCCTTTGCTTTAAGTTTTTAACAGCTTTTAACAAATCTTCATGGGTTTTAAAAAATACCTTATGTTGATCGAAAATCAATATACTTTCAGATAAACCAAGCCTATGAGGGATTGCTCCACCCGTTAAAATAGATTTTATAGTTAAACCTTTATTAAAACCTATCAATTTTCTAGTAGTGGCTATTTCTATGTCTTCTCTTACGCTTTTAGCTTTTCTTACCATTTCGTAGGTTTTTGTAGCTATACCAGACATGTACTCTAATATATTTAGACATATTCTCCAAGCTTTATGTATATCTTTTGCGTCTCCTGATGCTTCAAAGATCATTTCTTTGGGTTTTAAAATGGTGCCAGATGGCTTGAAAAATTTTATTTGTAAG
Proteins encoded in this region:
- the modB gene encoding molybdate ABC transporter permease subunit yields the protein MDYKVFLISFELAISTTLVLGVVGIFISYFLAFNKSIWIDMIEPFIMSPLVLPPTVLGFYIIYIFGLQSPLGRFLNNIGIHLLFNFNGLLLGSIIYSLPFAVSPVVSGFRSVPKSIIEASYTLGKSKFYTLLKVIIPNSKYSIISALVLVFSHTIGEFGVVLMVGGDIPGKTRTASIAIFDYVQELNYKQANITALILFAIAMSTLIFLQILKRLQER
- a CDS encoding 4Fe-4S binding protein, which produces MAYSIDKNACVSCYACEDLCPTKAIYHDDNETFFIDPKVCVECEGFYDEPQCVAICPIDLCITKLKEVSV
- a CDS encoding nitrogen fixation protein NifZ, with product MIEPKFKVGDIVKTKRKIRNDGTFPGLPWDELLLPKGAEGVVIDIGRFLQTQVVYVVNFLEHGKIVGCLEHELEACNEIYSI
- the modD gene encoding ModD protein — encoded protein: MIYITDEELDKFIQDDIPYWDITTELLDIKSLATISISNRKECILCGTEEATRIANKLNLQIKFFKPSGTILKPKEMIFEASGDAKDIHKAWRICLNILEYMSGIATKTYEMVRKAKSVREDIEIATTRKLIGFNKGLTIKSILTGGAIPHRLGLSESILIFDQHKVFFKTHEDLLKAVKNLKQRAKEHKICVEVSSLEEILGFIDIVDMIQFDKLNPELLEKAVKHIKSLKPEMVVLAAGGINMSNVEQYASTGVDVLVTSSLYQAPMMDFKADIRPL
- the nifB gene encoding nitrogenase cofactor biosynthesis protein NifB; the encoded protein is MGCNSKACGIGSNTEDFLPDHIKEKVKNHPCYSQEAHHFYARMHVAVAPACNIQCNYCNRKYDCANESRPGVVSELLTPEEAAKKVLAVAMEIPQLSVVGIAGPGDPLANPERTFRTFELIKEKAPDIKLCLSTNGLVLDKYVDKIKELDVDHVTVTVNAVSVDTASRIYPWVFYNHKRYKGKEAAAILLEKQYEGLQACVENGILVKVNTVFVPEINGDEILDLSKKVKSIEAFLHNIMPYVEGDGTAFQKAGIKSPSPQVLKEIQEKCEGDMNLMRHCRQCRADAVGLLGEDRGQEFTKDKLDKLNINYDPSWRKQVHEEIEKEREKLHKARELLYSAKEDNNPKVLVAVASKGQMTVNEHFGTANEFLIYEVSAIGAKFIHHRKVTPYCHGSISCLEGENILEDTISKLSDCKAIIAAKIGFEPRDVLKERNIDCVDEYAFLTIDEALAKYYKEYVLEKMNEKVEV
- a CDS encoding ATP-binding cassette domain-containing protein: MEISIETKFFKFEINLSKSQILGIVGPSGIGKTTTLRAIAGLEEPKGKIVVDNEVWLDENLSLAPQKRSIGFVFQDFALFPNMSVFENVAYASSKEHALEILKAFNIEHLKDKRPNKLSGGERQRVAIARAIARAPKVLLMDEPFSALDRKTKHFIQDKILEFSKMYKFYTIFVAHDLTDVVKLSDLVFSVEDQKLLSKEEFEEYSLM
- a CDS encoding AbrB/MazE/SpoVT family DNA-binding domain-containing protein, yielding MSLKPVTRYTLFKGVITDLDVGEFRASIMVKFKNLELSAVIPKKMATEWGLKVGDKVMVHIEEGGGIYIYKNKFT
- a CDS encoding nitrogenase-stabilizing/protective protein NifW, whose product is MSLFEDIKKLSSAEEFFDYFKIPYEEHILKPFRLHILQKFKIYIDSLSVSSEEEAYQKMRDFLVKAYSDFQSTDSPFKERLFKVHQDVVKPNVVFEVGLNDRTKV